Genomic segment of Panicum virgatum strain AP13 chromosome 9N, P.virgatum_v5, whole genome shotgun sequence:
TGATAATTTTTTTGTCTAATCATTTATCGTGTAAGTTTAAAACTAATAGtcgtaattaaatttaattataaatGATTACCACCTGGGGCGTTACACGACCGCGTCGTCACGGGCTCGCGGCGTGTGCCTGCGCTGCACCAAGTCAACGCCACGAGCCACGGGCCGCCCAACCGCCGCCGGTTGTGCCGCGGACAAGCTGCtcgtgttcttttttttttaaaaaaaaagaaagctcGTGTTCTTCTCGCGGCGCGCGTTGACACCGCCGGAACATCTGATGCTGATGCAGCCTTTCTTCTTGCTCTGGACTGTGGAGGAATCGCCACTTGGTCTGCAGCAACCGAACCGTTCCCCCAACTTGGAAGGGGGGTATTTTCGTAATTTCATTTCCCCGCGATGCCGATGACGCTTTCGAGCTCTCAGAGTTGGCTGCCGTCCCGCCAGTCGTAAAAGCTCAGGCTCCACCACTCCACTTCCACTTCCACTTCCAGAGCTCAGTCGTTGTGTGCGTGTCTCTCGGTGCGCCaagacctgctgctgctgccaacgTTGCACCTTTTTTGCGGAGTGGCCGTTCGCTCCCAACTCGTACGCACTTTCCAAACGCTGCTGGGCCGCCGCTATGGTCGAAGTACTGCTGCGTAGAAAGAAGAACACGGGGGCGAACAGATGGACCAGCCAACCCAGGATGTCTTTTTTCCGCCCGTGCCTGCCCCCAACATGGGCCCAACCAAAATCGAGCCTGGCCCGGGCTTTCGTCGAGCACAGCCCAAGTCCAAGTTTTTTCTGCCCGGTTTAGAGGAAAGAGTTGGAGCGAGATGAAATTATTAAAGACATGACGAaccaggcaaaaaaaaaaattagagagAGCAGACGAACCAGGCAATTGATCAATTTGGTGGGCATAGAATTTATCGATGGTAATGTGGTGACTTTGTCATAGGCTATGCAAATTGGTGGtgcttattttttatattttttataaaattctCTTTCCGCTCCATTGTCACATGGTATGATATGTGCCGGTGTAACAATAAGGGCAATTTCCTTTATATGCCTCGGAGAAAAATTGTAATCCCCCATATGCCATCGTTGTGCCCAACATGTGTATCCCTCCACGGTCACTGACAATagcatatactccctccattctcaaaTATAAGACATTCTGTGATTCAAAATTTATTCTTAAATATAAGAGATTCTAGTTTGAGAGTAGACCTAACTATTTTAATTGTGCATCGTTTTCAAGTCTTTCCCAATAGAAAGATATGCATGCAAATATATAGAGGAAGGTGCATGGGAAAGGACATGCTAGTTTAATTATCATATTCCCAaatgcttaataattaggggtaagAGAGTCTTTTCTACGCAGACTTAATCTGTCCTGAAAAATCCAGAATGCCTTACGTCGACGAAGGGATTTTGGATTCAACCAATGGCATGTGAGGAATTATTCCTAATAATAACTTTATTTGACCTTGTTAATTGGTTGCTACGAAAAGGCTAGACCACTTTGTTTTGTATTTAAAAAACTGTAGAAATTTGACTGTTactcgcaaaaaaaagaaattggaCTGTTGTCGTATGAAAGGAAATGGTGATTAGCATTTTGGAGTATGTACTAGTATCTTGGATAGCGGCAGGTGCTACCAAACAAAACCTGACCAGAGCACTACTCGAAAGGAGAAACGGCCACGGGCAACGCTCCACGCGCGGACAGGGCCCTTCCAACTCAGCACGCCAGCAAAAGTCCCCCATCGATGCTAGAGCGACGACGAACGCGAGAGGAGCGCGGCACAAAAGCGGGGAGCGAGCAACAATCCAACGGCACCCCAGTCCCCAGACCCGCCGAGAAAGCGGCCATGGATCGGCCTGCAGCTAGCGGCCagttcgccgtcgccgcgacAGCCCCGGGATCAGCGCGCCGGGGGCGCGGCTGGTCCAGAAGCGGGGAAGGGAGCGAACGGTTGGGCGCCGCTGGGGTCCGGCGGGCCGCCCTGTCTCCTCCCTGTCCGCCACCCTTTtcccgcgcgcggccggccgttCCCGCTGTGGCTGTGCCTGTGCGCGGGGGGTTCGTCGCTGTCCCGGCCTCGCATGGCAGGCCCGGATGCCGCATTCACTCCTCGCCGCTGATGACCGGCTGGCCCCGGTCGGCCAGCCGTCATGAACGTCTGGTTAATCGCACAAGGCGTGCTTTTACTGCCGCTCTGTCACCGTGATCCTCCGTGGACCAGGAATGGCGATAGCCGAGGGAAGCTAGGCGGCCGTTGAGCCGTTGGAGggggcagagagagagagagacgctcGCTGCTGCCTCGACGGCTCGATCGGCAATCAATCCCGCATTGAAGCGGGGACGTTACATGTCTCGCTTCGGTTCCCCGGCTGAGCTGCCTAGGCCCTAAACAGATTTACacctaaaatttaaaatttttgtaaaCCGTCTGCatagtgtactaaatgtagtcgaaaaataaaacGTATTACACAAATgtactgtaaatcgcgagatgaatttaataagcctaattaggtCGTGATTAGATATTAAATTGATACAGTAAAATTAtagtaaatatgtgctaatgatgaatcaattaggctcgttagattcgtctcgtagtttaccgacgagatctataattaattttataattagtatacatttaatactttaaatattgAAAAATTCCCTCCCAAAATCCCTAAATTCAAAGTAATCTAAACAGACCCTAGCTCATCGGCCGGCGCATTCCTATTCCTAGCCCGCCCTCCTTCCCATGGCGCGAGGCCGGCATGGTCCCTCCCCTCCGTCCCCGCTCTCTCCAGTTCGTTGCGGCGATCCCCCAAAATTGCCGGCGCGGCGCTCTCGTGTGCCGCTTCGTCGCGCAAtcaatggcggccaactgaatACATGGCGATCCCTGCCGTTTGATACACTAGGGCACGTACTCGTCAGATCTGAATGCATGTCGCCGGCCTGATGGTCAGCTGGCCCTTGCGGCGTCCACGTTTTGGTGTTCTTCAAGGGATCATGTGCAAAGCAGATGGTCTGGACCAGATTTGCACAGTTCTTAGGCGAGACACTGCAGTGATAAGATCTCGCTACGCTCGGTGCCAAATGCCAAAGGCTACTGCTATCATTGTCTGCAACCGAACGAACTGCCGACCGGATTCGGGTAACCTGCAGGGTAATCTCCACACAGGCGCGCTGGATgcgcttgcaagttgcaaccgTAGTGGTCTGCTCTGGACGAGTTTGGCGTCAAGAAACGGGAGGCTTCTGCCGAGAGGAAATTTTACCTGGGCTCAacggtaaaaaaaaaaactgtgagTTTTACACTTGTCCAGCGGAGACTGGTGAAGGCGTGGGAGCTGTGCTGTCAATGATTGCCGGATAGGCAAGGGTAGATTTCATAGACGAATCAGCGAGACGTGTAGCGGCGCAGTTGGGTACAGTTCTCGGATGTGGGCGGTACGAGAAAATACCCGGCATTTCTGGCGCGTAGGGCTGGGACTAGGAGGAGACCTCTGCTGCCACGGCACAGTGCTCCCTCGTACGCCGGCTCGCCACTGCCAGTGCAACTCCCCGATAAAGAGGAGCTAGCTGCTCGTCCATGTCCTCCTCATCCAGCTCGGTTCACACTCGGCGCATGAAAAAGCCACCCTCCTTTCCAGCCCGTTTAGCTCGCTATAGGTAGCAGTAGAGACAGACAGCGCGAGGAACAGGGAGCGCGCGGCTCAGTGCGGCAGCAGAGCTTGCGGAGAGCAGTAGTTGTGCAGCTCAATGGCTTGTTCCACCATGGCTTTCTTGGCCGTCTtcgttgcggcggcggcggggtcgtgcCTGCCAGCAGCCGCCGCGGGCGGGCCTCTCCCCCCGGCGGGAACGCCCCTCTCCTTCCGGGAGGGCTACACGCAGCTGTTCGGCGACTCCAACCTCGCGCTCCACGGCGACGGGAGGAGGGTGCACATCTCCCTCGACGAGCGAACAGGTCTCGCCGCCTGCTGCTCTTTCCCGATCGATCGACCCCCCCTGTTTTATTTCTGCTCGTCAACCTCATCGCCGTTGCTCTGTTTTCCGCCGCGCAGGCGCCGGGTTCGCGTCGCAGGGCGCGTACCTCCACGGGCTCTTCAGCGCCCGCATCAAGCTCCCCGCCGACCACAccgccggcgtcgtcgtcgccttCTACGTGAGCATCCATCCGCAACAACACAAGCCGCGCCGCAAGGCCTCTGGCGCCGTGGCGGCGTGCTACCGTGACCCGTCTCACTCTCACGCTCTGTGCCGCGCGATGCAGATGTCGAACGGGGACGTGTACGAGCGGACGCACGACGAGCTGGACTTCGAGTTCCTGGGGAACGTGCGGGGGCGGGAGTGGCGGGTGCAGACCAACGTGTACGGCAACGGCagcacggcggccggccgggaggAGCGCTACGGCCTCTGGTTCGACCCCACGGAGGACTTCCACCGCTACGCCATCCTCTGGAGCCGCGACAGGATCATGTAAGAAGAACCATCTCTCCTCACCCTCACTCATCAACCATGATACTGTTGCTAACATGTGGTACCTATGGATGCAAATCTCAAGCACATTTTTGACGTGATCTAGCTGTGCTTAGTAGACAAGTAGACTTGCTAGGAAGATTAGTTTCGAGGAACACATGGTGTCTATTTGGGCATTGAAAGGAGTATACTCCTTGATGGTATGGTGTCAGTTCAGTACCTACCTGCTATGTTTTTCATGGAAGTGAGGAGACTCATCCGTTCTTCACGGTGCAAGACTCCTTCAAGTACTGTACAGCGCTGCATATGGCTGGTCTGATCATTGCGCTCTATCTATCTCTACTACGGTTTACTGGAGCAACTTACAATCTTCATTATTAGGTTGAAGTACTTTCTGTTTGTTTCTTCCTTATCGCCTTTTCcccccttttcttttcatttctgGCTCTCATGAATCATGATTGAGAGATACTGGCCTCTTCATCTTTACAGCTTGTAGATTCCTTTGCCTGTTGTCACTTTAATCATGTAAGTTTTGAGGCCCCAACTGAAATTGAGCAGAGGTGGCGTTGCTACAAAGGGTTTCAGAACAAGTATACAGTGGGAAAATGTAACGAAATAATTACCTCCAGGCCAAATCTCAAACTGCTCAATACATAGAGCAAGCTTCTGCTTAGGCAATACCTATTGATAGCTTTCAGCCTCTCACCTGAAGTTACATTGTTTTGTCTCTGCACTGAAATTTATCATTCACGGTGACCTTAAAATCCTCTGTTTTGATTCAGATTCTGCATTCTTGAAACAAACTCCCAAAATGTGGCAATTGTTTGCCTTTCAGCAACCAAAATGCCGCAAAACACAAATGCGTCCTGCTCGTACATATATCTTCACGTGAATAAAGTTAACATCTAAAGTGGTCCATttactgctacagtacccactAGGCCTGAACATCAATCCATCACAGCATGTGCATGGGCTTCTTATCTCTGATCTATCCACCGAGACCCGCATGCCGCCTTCCCCTGCATAATTGCATTCCGCACCTGCTTTTCTCCTGTATCCTCAAGAACTCACAAGGAACCCTTTTGATTTCTTGGTGGCATGGAGAAGCAAAAAAGGCCTCCACGATCAGACAATCCATCACCTGCTTTTCAGTTTCAGCATGCGTTTTCACATGAGCACTCCCTCTTTTCAGGCTCATGCATCCTTTTTTCCAATAAGCATGGCTCATACTGTTGCCATTATAGGTCGTGCAATCCCAAAGTTTGAAGCTTTGACAACTTCTGCCAATCTATTGACTTCAAATTCAGACAGTCAGTAGATGACTGATGTCTGATGAGACTTAAAACATGGCACGACTTGAGCCCACGTAGGAATGCAAAGTTCAAAACTCTCAGATGAACTTCCTATTTTTACAATAAAACTTGCACTTTTACGTAATAAACAAAGAGTTACTGTACTACACTCCAAAGCATCCCTGATGTATTTGCATCTTACTTGCGTAATCTGGCGGTTCTGCAGATTCTACGTCGATGAGACGCCGATCAGGGAGGTGGTGCGGACGGAGTCCATGGGCGCGCAGTTCCCGTCCAAGCCCATGTCGCTGTACGCCACCATCTGGGACGGCTCCAGCTGGGCCACCTCGGGCGGCCGCTACAAGGTGGA
This window contains:
- the LOC120690494 gene encoding probable xyloglucan endotransglucosylase/hydrolase protein 28, producing MACSTMAFLAVFVAAAAGSCLPAAAAGGPLPPAGTPLSFREGYTQLFGDSNLALHGDGRRVHISLDERTGAGFASQGAYLHGLFSARIKLPADHTAGVVVAFYMSNGDVYERTHDELDFEFLGNVRGREWRVQTNVYGNGSTAAGREERYGLWFDPTEDFHRYAILWSRDRIIFYVDETPIREVVRTESMGAQFPSKPMSLYATIWDGSSWATSGGRYKVDYKYAPYVAEFADLALRGCAVGGRACEEPGGGTAAPAMSPAQRSAMEAFRAQHMTYGYCYDRLRYPAPLPECSVGPEAAAFLPSGDARAALRRRGRRHQTRGGADSAV